The sequence GGGCCTGAACCCGTGGGATTTCCGCCTGGCACATGCGTTGCTCCGCTGGTTGGGTGCGATGAATGTGAGCCTTTACCAGGCCGCAGCCGCAATGAACGCCCATGCCCGGGTCCAGGACCTGATCGCTCAAAACCTGGCCCTGGCAGGGGTGCCCGCCGCACGGCGAATGGAAACGTCCTTCGAATCCGTGCCGGCGGGGTTTGCCTCCGGGGCACCCTGGGCCCCCGGCAACCGGTTCTACATCCCCCGCGTGTCGGTGGGTACGAATTTCAGTCAGGGCGAAATTACCCCCTCGGATTCGCCCACCGATCTGGCCATCGAGGGGCCGGCCTTTTTTGAAGTGCAACTGCCGGATGGTACCCCGGCCTACACGCGGCGCGGTCAGTTCCAAGTGGATGCGCAGGGATACCTGGTCACTTATCAGGGGCTTCGTGTCATGGGGAACAACGGCCCCATCCAGGTCGATCCCAAACTGGCGGATTCCATCACCATCACGCCCGAGGGCCAGGTCGTTCAGGGACAGGAGGTTCGCGGGCAGCTGCGGCTGGTGGAATTTGACAATCCCCACGCCCTGCGGTCGTTGCCGGGCGGATTGTTCCTGGCCGAGGACCCGGCGCTGGTCCCGCGCCAGGCCGCACAATCGCGTGTGATCCAGCGCGCCCGTGAATCCTCCAACATCTCGCCCCTGCACGAGATGGCCAGTCTGCTGACCACGCTGCGATTGTTTGAGGCGAGTCAACGGGTGCTCCAGGCCCAGGACGAACGCATGGGCCGCACCATCGCCGAACTGGGAAATCCGGGTTGAACCGCAACCTTCACATGATTTGAAGTCGCCATGTTGCGCGCACTGTATTCGGCAGCCGCCGGGATGGAAGCCCAGCAACTGAACCTCGACGTCATCGCCAACAACCTGGCGAACGTCAACACCACCGGGTTCAAGAAAAGCAAGGTGGAGTTCCAGGAACTCCTCTACCAAACCCTGCGTGCACCGGGGTCCGAAAGCGGCCAGGGCAACGTGCTGCCCACCGGATTGCAGGTGGGCCAGGGGGCACGACCCGTTGCCACCGCACGCATCTTCACCACCGGCGAACTCACGCAGACGGGTGAACGCCTCGACGTGGCCATCCAGGGCGACGGCTTTTTCGAGGTCCAGTTGCCCGACGGCTCCCGCGCCTACACCCGGGCGGGCGCCTTCAAGATCGCCTCCGACGGACGCATCGTCACCAGCGAAGGGTTTGCCCTTCTGGGCGGGTTCCAGGCCGTCCCGCCCGGCACCACCAACATTACCATCTCCCCCAACGGCGAAGTCACCTACAGCGGGCCCAACGGCAACACCACCTTCCGCGTCCAGCTGGTCCGCTTCAACAACCCGGCCGGCCTCGAAAGCCTCGGACGCAACCTGTTCCGCGAAACACTCGCGTCCGGTCCGCCCGAGCTCGGCAACCCGGGTGAAAACGGTTTCGGCGAACTCGAACAGGGCTACCTCGAACTCTCCAACGTCAAGGTCGTCGAGGAAATGGTGAATCTCATCTTGGCCCAGCGCGCCTACGAGGTGAACTCCCGCGCGGTTCAGGCCGCCGACGAAATGATGCAACAAGCCAACAACATCCGACGCTGATGTTGCCCCGCGCTGCCATGCATTTCCACCCGGCCCGCAAGGCGGATCCGCAACTCCGCCTCACCATCGCACTGCTTTGCTGTGCCTGCCTGGACGTCGGGTTCGCCGGCCGGGTCCGAGCCGGCGAGCCCGATCCCGGGCACGCTCCCGCACCCAATGCCACCCGGGCAGAGGCGCCGGGCCCCGCCCGGCCCGCCGGGGAACCCGAACTCCGCACCCTGGACGCCGAAGAGCTCACCCAACTGGTCGCCCGGACACTCCAGGCACATATCGGATCCGACGCCGGTGAGCTCGAAGTGCAACTTCTCCGACCCTGGACACCCGTCAAGGTTCCCAACGCACCTCTTTCCCTCGTCCTGCAAAACCTGCCCGCCACCGGGCTCGGTCCCCAATGTATCCTCCGGTTCGAGCTGCGTGCCGGAGACAGGCCCGTCGGGGCATGGCAAACCGCGGTCCAGCTTCACCTCTGGCGCGAGGTCTGGGTCGCCCGGACCACCATCCCGCGCGGTACCCCCCTCCAACAGGCCGAGCTGGTCCGCGAACGCCGCGACGTCATCGCACTCCGTGAAAAACCGGCCGACCTCGACAACCCCGGCCCGGTGGAACTGGAGTTCTGTGACGTGGTCCCGGCCGGTGCCCCTGTTCCGGCCCGGGCGCTCCGGCCCCGACCCGTCCTGCGGCGTGGACAAACCGCCGAGGCCGTCCTGGAGGAAGGTGCCCTCCGAATCAGCCTCCGCGTCGAGGTCCTCGAAGAAGGTGCACCCGGCCAGATCGTCCGGGTGCGGAACCCGTTGAGCCGGCGCGACCTCTACGGCCGCGTCGTGGACGCCCAGACCGTTCGTGTCTCGCTCTGACCATGAAACCTTTCCCCCCACTCACAAGCCCTTGCGTTCGGATGGTGCCGCTTGCGGCTCTCGCCCTGGCCCTCCTGGCACCCGCCACCCGGGCCCAGTCCCTTTGGAAGGATGACCGCTCCCGGTCCATGTTCGCCGACAAACGCGCCCTCGCCGTCGGCGACATCCTCACGGTCCTGGTCCAGGAAAACACCACCACCGCCAAGGACAACAAAACCAGCACCGCGCGTGAATCCGGCATGGACGCCGGCCTCAGTGCCTTCTTCTACAGCCCCAACGCCAGCCCGCTCCTGACCCGGCGCGGCCAGTTGCCCACCCTCAAGTGGAACAGCAAAAACCAGTTCACCGGCGGCGGCAGCGTCGCCAATTCCGAACAAATCACCGCCCGCGTCGCCGTCCAGGTCATCGAAGTCCTTCCCAACGGCAACCTCATCATCGAAGGCCGCCGCGAAACCGTCATCGGCCGCGAAAACCAAACCATGATCCTGCGCGGTATCGTCCGACCCGACGATGTCCTGGCCAACAACACCGTCTACAGCTACAACATCGCCGACGCCAAAATCGAAATCGTCGGCAAGGGCACCCTCACCGACGCCCAGCGCAAGGGCTGGTTCAGCCGCATTTGGGACAAGGTCAACCCCTTCTGAGGCATGATCCCCACCGGCCCACAAACCCATCCTTTGCCCGCGCGCCCGACCGGTCGCGTGCCCGAACCCCGGCGGACCGAAGCCCCGGGGCGCACCTGCGGGACCTGGCCGACCCCGATCTCCCACAGTCCGGCCGGCAACCTGCCCCTCTCCCGGCCCGGCCTGCGTTGGGCCCGCAAACGCTGGACCCGCTGGTGCACCGCCACCCTGCTTGGCCTCCTGCTCTTCTTCTCCGGGCCGCTGACGGTCACCTCCGGAGCCGCCGGCGTGCGCGTGCGCGACCTGGCCATGATCGCCGGCGCACGCGACAATCAACTGGTCGGATTCGGCCTTGTGGTCGGCCTGGCCGGGGACGGTGACAAGGACCCCGTTTACACGAAACAAACCATCGCCAACATGCTCCAGCGCTACGGCATCAATGTCCCGCCCACCACCCTCTCCGCCAAAAACGTCGCGGTGGTGATGGTCACCGCAGACATCCCCCCCTTCGCCAAACCGGGGACCCGGATCGACGTGCAGGTCGCTTCCATGGGCGACGCCAAGTCACTTCAGGGCGGTGTCCTTTTGCAAACCCCGCTCCTGGGCGCGGACAACCGCGTCTACGCCGTCGCGCAGGGCCCCGTCGCCGTCGGCGGCTTCACCGGCGGCCAGGGCGGGGCCGGCGGCGCCACCGTCACCAAAAATCATCCCACCGTCGGCACCATCATCGGCGGCGCACTCGTCGAACGCGAAATCCCGGCCGAAATCGTGCGCGACAATGCCGTCGAACTGCTCCTCCGCGAGCCCGATTTCACCACCGCCTCCCGTATCGCCGCCGCCATCAACAACCTCTTCACCAACCGGGCCGAAGCGGTCGACGCCACCACCGTCCGTGTCACCATCCCTGAAAGCTGGCGGGATCGGCCGGTGGACTTCATCGCCCGGCTCGAGGCGGTGGAGGTCCAACCCGAGGTCCCGGCCCGCATCATCATCAACGAACGCACCGGCACCATCGTGGCCACCTCCCGCATCCGCATTTCCCCCTGCGCCATCTCCCACGGCAACATCACCATCAACGTCGCTTCCACGCTCAACGTCTCACAACCCAACCCGCTCGGCGCCGGAACCACCGTCGTCACCCCGAGCACCACCACCGAGGTTACGGAAAACAAGGCCGGGCTTGTCCCCCTGCCCGAACTCCCCACCGTGGAACAGGTCGCCAGCGCCCTCAATTCCCTCGGCGTCACCCCGCGCGACATGATGGCGATCTTCCAGGCACTCAAACAGGCCGGTGCACTCCAGGCCGAACTGGTGATCCGTTGAGCCATGAACCTCGAGATCGTCCCATCCATCACCCGTTCGACGACGCCGCCCCCGTTGGAGCGGCTCACCTCCTGTCGCAACCTCTCCGAGGAGGAAAAGGTGGCCGAGGCAGCCCGCCTGTTCGAAGCGCTCCTGTTGCGCCAGATCCTCCGCGAAACCCAGCAGCCGGTCATCCCCTCCACCCTGGAGGGCGAATCCACCGCCTCCGACATCTACCGCGACCTTTTTTGCGAACACCTGGCCGATGCCATCGCACGCAGCGGGGCCCTCGGCCTGGCCCAAACTCTGCAAACCCAGCTGACCCCGCATCCGCGGGGCACGGCCACAACCACTTCGGGCACCGCGCAGCCGGGCACGGACGCCGCGTTGCCTCCCACGCCAAACGCCGGTCGTGATCCCAGCCCGCGACCGGCATCTCCTGCCGACCCGGCGCGCGGTGCTCAACTTCTCTGGCATCCATGAACGAGTCCCTTCATCCGCTCATCGAAGCCCTGCGCCACGAACTCCAGCAATACGGCGAAATGCTCGCCCTGCTGGAGCAACAGCAGGATTGTGTCCTCCATCGCCGATCCGACGACCTGCTCCAAACCGTGGGCGCCATCCAGGCCCAGGCACGCAACCTCCAAAACGCCCGGGAACAACGCGAATCCTGCCGGCGCCGGCTCGCCCGGGAACTGGGCCTGCCCGAAACCGCCCCGTTTGCCGAAATCCTTCCCCGCGTCCCCGCGGATTATCGGCCCCTTCTCGAGGCCCTGGTGCAGGAAAACAACGACCTGCTCGTCCGCGTCCAACAACGCGCCCGTCAAAATCACCTGCTCCTCCACCGGGCCGTCGAACTCATGCAAAAGCTCCTGGCCGCCTTCCTGCCGGGATCCGCCCCGCTCACCTACAGCGAGAACGGGCAGGTCCCAACGGGCGGCAGCTGGTCACCCTCCACGCTCTTCAACGCAGTGGGTTGACACCATGCTCGGCCTGTTTGGATCCCTCAACCTCGGCACGCGCGCCCTCCAAGCCCAGCAACTGGGTGTGGAAGTGGCCGGCCAAAACCTTGCCAACATCAACAACCCGGCCTACGCCCGCCAAAAGGTCCAACTCCAAACCGCACCCGCCCTCCCGAGCCTCATCGGCCCCCAGGGCACCGGCGTCGAAGCCATCGCCATCCGCCAGATCCGCAACCAGATCCTCGATGCCCAAATCCTCGCCGAGGTCGGCGTCGGCGGCTACTGGTCAACCCAGCAAACCGCCCTCCAAACCGGACAGGCCATCCTGGGGGAACAGGTGGACCGGCAAGCCCAGGGTCTCAACGAATCCTCCGCCGTGGACCAGGCCGGCACCGTCACCGGACTGGCCGTCGAATTGACCGGACTGTTCAACGCCTTCCGCGCTGTGGCCACCCGGCCCGATTCCCTCCCCGAACGCCAGGTCCTCGTCAACCAGGCCCAATCCCTCGCCATACGATTCAACCAGATCAGCGGCCGCCTCGATGACCTCACCGCCCAGCTGAACCAGAGCCTCGCCACCGACGTTGCCCGGGCCAACCAGTTGCTGGCCGATATCGCCCGGCTCAACGACCAGATCGTCAATGCCGAGCTCCCCCTCGGCGGCATCGCCAACGACCTGCGCGACACCCGCCAGCAAAAACTCGAGGAGCTGGCCCGAATCCTCCCCGTCCAAACCACCCTCGCCCCCAACGGCACCGTCACCATCTCCTTCCAGGGCGTCACTCTGGTGAGCGACCGCAACGTGCTGGAACAAATCGAAACCTACGACCCCGGCAACGGGCGGCTCCTGCTCCGCACCACCGGCTCCGCCACGCCCCTCGACCCCGGCTCCGGCACCCTCGCCGGCACCCTCCAGGTCCGCGACGGTGCCCTCGCCCAACTCCGCAACGACCTCGACACCCTCGCCGCCGCCCTCATCACCGAAATCAACAACCTCCACCGCACCGGCTACAGCCTCGACGGCCAGACCGGCATCGACTTCTTCACCGGCACCGATGCACGCACCATCGCCGTCCACGCCGATCTCCTGGCCGACCCCGCCCGCGTCCAGGCCTCCAACCGGCCCGACGCACCCGGCAACAATTCCGTCGCACTCGCCCTGGCACAACTGGCCGACCAACCCATCGCGGCCCTCAACAACCGCACCTTCACCGACAGCTACAGCCAGACCGTCGCCAACCTCGGCCTCGCACTCCGCACCGTCAACGGCCAGGTCGCAGACCACCAACAGGTCCTCAACCTCCTCCAACGCCAGCGCGAATCCGTCAGCGGCGTCTCCCTCGACGAGGAAATGACCGACCTGATCCGTTTCCAAAAGGCCTACCAGGCCTCCGCCCGCTTCATCACCACCATCGACGAACTGTTGGACACCGTGCTTGCCCTGAAACGTTGAACCTGAAAACCCGCTCCCCCAGCCATGCGCGTCACCTCCAACACATTCCCCGAAACCCTCATCCAACAGCTCCAGCTCCTCAGCACGCGCCAAAACCGGCTCCAAACCCAGGTCGCCACCGGCCAGCGCGTCCTGAACCCCGAGGACGACCCCGCCGCCATGCAACGCATCCTCGGCCTCCATACCCAAACCGCCGCCACCCGCCAGTACCGCGCCAACCTCAAGACCCTCAACGAACGCGCCAACGTCGCCTTCGACACCCTCAAAGCCCTCAAGAAAATCTCCGACCGCGCCGGCGAACTCGCCACCCTGGCCGACGACACCCGCTCCAAACAGGAACTCCAAACCTACGCCACCGAGGTCACCCAGCTCATCCAACAGGCCGTCCAAATCCTCAACCAGAAACACCGCGGCGCCTACCTCTTCGGCGGCACACGCACCGATCAGCCCCCCTTCATCCTCACCACCGACGCCACCGGCCGCGTCACCTCCGTCACCTACCAGGGCAACACCGAAGTGGCCGCCGCACCCATCGATGACCAGGTCACCCTCGCCATCGACATCCCCGGCGCCAACCCCACCGGATCCGGCCCGCGCGGACTCGTCGCCGACAGCCGCACCGGCGCCGATTTCTTCGCCCACCTCATCGAACTCCAAAACCGGCTCCTCGACGGCGACACCCGAACCATCGCCGAAACCGTCCGACCTGCACTCCTCAAGGACGAGGAACACCTCCTCACCCACATCGGCAATCAGTCCGCACTCATCGCCCGCATCCAAACCGCCTCCAACCTCGCCGACAAACAATTGCTCGCTCTCGATCAGGCCGTCTCTCGTGAGGCCGACGCCGACCTCGCCGAAACCCTCGTCCGACTCAACCAGGTCCAAACCGCCTACCAGGCCGCCCTTCAATCCGGCGCCACCATCCTCCGACTCTCCCTGCTCGATTACCTCCGTTGACCCGCCGCGGTAAAACCCGTGCGCCCGGCCCCGTGCCGTCCGCCCGGGCCACCCGCCCAACCGAACCCGGAGTTGGCAACCGGCCCTTCCATTGCCAACCTTACCCGGCGTGAACCAGACATCCGCACCCGGCCTGAAAGTCCTGGTCACGGGCGCCACCGGCTTCGTGGGCCGCGAAGTCGTACGCCAGCTCCGGGCACACGGACACTCCATCCGCGCCCTCGTGCGCCAACCCGGATCCGCCCTCGCCGAAACCCTCGCCCAAACCGCCGGCGCCGAACTGGTCCCGGGCGATGTCCTGGACCCCGGCACCGTGCAACGCGCCGTCGCGGGCGTGGACGCCGTGGTCCATCTCGTCGGCATCATCCGCGAGTTCGGCACCCAAACCTTCGAAAACATGCACGTCCGCGCCACCGCCCACGTCGTCCAGGCCGCCCGCGCCGCCCGCGTCCAACGGCTGCTCCACGTCAGCGCACTCGGTACCCGACCCGACGCACCCTCCCGTTACCACCGCACCAAGTGGGAGGCGGAGGAACAGGTGCGCGCCAGCGGGTTGCCCTGGACCATCCTGCGACCGTCGCTCATCTACGGGCCCGGCGACCAGTTCATCAACCTCTTCGTCAGGATCAGCCGCTACACACCGGTCCTGTTGTTGCCCGGCTCGCCCACCAGCCTTTTCCAACCCGTCTTCATCCGTGTCGTCGGCCGCTG is a genomic window of Limisphaera ngatamarikiensis containing:
- a CDS encoding NAD(P)H-binding protein; the protein is MNQTSAPGLKVLVTGATGFVGREVVRQLRAHGHSIRALVRQPGSALAETLAQTAGAELVPGDVLDPGTVQRAVAGVDAVVHLVGIIREFGTQTFENMHVRATAHVVQAARAARVQRLLHVSALGTRPDAPSRYHRTKWEAEEQVRASGLPWTILRPSLIYGPGDQFINLFVRISRYTPVLLLPGSPTSLFQPVFIRVVGRCVAAALTHPDAVARTLDVCGPERFTLKDMVRTVLEVLNRRRLLLYMPMPVARLTAAILEAICPTLLRRPAPFNRDQYLMLSEHNIGDPEPIQHLFGITQPTFREGLATWLAPKPHRTPAPASPTATPDQQSAGRPDPEDPPGR
- the flgA gene encoding flagellar basal body P-ring formation chaperone FlgA, whose amino-acid sequence is MLPRAAMHFHPARKADPQLRLTIALLCCACLDVGFAGRVRAGEPDPGHAPAPNATRAEAPGPARPAGEPELRTLDAEELTQLVARTLQAHIGSDAGELEVQLLRPWTPVKVPNAPLSLVLQNLPATGLGPQCILRFELRAGDRPVGAWQTAVQLHLWREVWVARTTIPRGTPLQQAELVRERRDVIALREKPADLDNPGPVELEFCDVVPAGAPVPARALRPRPVLRRGQTAEAVLEEGALRISLRVEVLEEGAPGQIVRVRNPLSRRDLYGRVVDAQTVRVSL
- a CDS encoding flagellar basal body L-ring protein FlgH, whose protein sequence is MVPLAALALALLAPATRAQSLWKDDRSRSMFADKRALAVGDILTVLVQENTTTAKDNKTSTARESGMDAGLSAFFYSPNASPLLTRRGQLPTLKWNSKNQFTGGGSVANSEQITARVAVQVIEVLPNGNLIIEGRRETVIGRENQTMILRGIVRPDDVLANNTVYSYNIADAKIEIVGKGTLTDAQRKGWFSRIWDKVNPF
- the flgG gene encoding flagellar basal-body rod protein FlgG — its product is MLRALYSAAAGMEAQQLNLDVIANNLANVNTTGFKKSKVEFQELLYQTLRAPGSESGQGNVLPTGLQVGQGARPVATARIFTTGELTQTGERLDVAIQGDGFFEVQLPDGSRAYTRAGAFKIASDGRIVTSEGFALLGGFQAVPPGTTNITISPNGEVTYSGPNGNTTFRVQLVRFNNPAGLESLGRNLFRETLASGPPELGNPGENGFGELEQGYLELSNVKVVEEMVNLILAQRAYEVNSRAVQAADEMMQQANNIRR
- a CDS encoding rod-binding protein, with amino-acid sequence MNLEIVPSITRSTTPPPLERLTSCRNLSEEEKVAEAARLFEALLLRQILRETQQPVIPSTLEGESTASDIYRDLFCEHLADAIARSGALGLAQTLQTQLTPHPRGTATTTSGTAQPGTDAALPPTPNAGRDPSPRPASPADPARGAQLLWHP
- the flgK gene encoding flagellar hook-associated protein FlgK, which codes for MLGLFGSLNLGTRALQAQQLGVEVAGQNLANINNPAYARQKVQLQTAPALPSLIGPQGTGVEAIAIRQIRNQILDAQILAEVGVGGYWSTQQTALQTGQAILGEQVDRQAQGLNESSAVDQAGTVTGLAVELTGLFNAFRAVATRPDSLPERQVLVNQAQSLAIRFNQISGRLDDLTAQLNQSLATDVARANQLLADIARLNDQIVNAELPLGGIANDLRDTRQQKLEELARILPVQTTLAPNGTVTISFQGVTLVSDRNVLEQIETYDPGNGRLLLRTTGSATPLDPGSGTLAGTLQVRDGALAQLRNDLDTLAAALITEINNLHRTGYSLDGQTGIDFFTGTDARTIAVHADLLADPARVQASNRPDAPGNNSVALALAQLADQPIAALNNRTFTDSYSQTVANLGLALRTVNGQVADHQQVLNLLQRQRESVSGVSLDEEMTDLIRFQKAYQASARFITTIDELLDTVLALKR
- a CDS encoding flagellar basal body P-ring protein FlgI, yielding MPEPRRTEAPGRTCGTWPTPISHSPAGNLPLSRPGLRWARKRWTRWCTATLLGLLLFFSGPLTVTSGAAGVRVRDLAMIAGARDNQLVGFGLVVGLAGDGDKDPVYTKQTIANMLQRYGINVPPTTLSAKNVAVVMVTADIPPFAKPGTRIDVQVASMGDAKSLQGGVLLQTPLLGADNRVYAVAQGPVAVGGFTGGQGGAGGATVTKNHPTVGTIIGGALVEREIPAEIVRDNAVELLLREPDFTTASRIAAAINNLFTNRAEAVDATTVRVTIPESWRDRPVDFIARLEAVEVQPEVPARIIINERTGTIVATSRIRISPCAISHGNITINVASTLNVSQPNPLGAGTTVVTPSTTTEVTENKAGLVPLPELPTVEQVASALNSLGVTPRDMMAIFQALKQAGALQAELVIR
- a CDS encoding flagellar hook-basal body protein; amino-acid sequence: MNVSLYQAAAAMNAHARVQDLIAQNLALAGVPAARRMETSFESVPAGFASGAPWAPGNRFYIPRVSVGTNFSQGEITPSDSPTDLAIEGPAFFEVQLPDGTPAYTRRGQFQVDAQGYLVTYQGLRVMGNNGPIQVDPKLADSITITPEGQVVQGQEVRGQLRLVEFDNPHALRSLPGGLFLAEDPALVPRQAAQSRVIQRARESSNISPLHEMASLLTTLRLFEASQRVLQAQDERMGRTIAELGNPG
- a CDS encoding flagellar protein FlgN gives rise to the protein MNESLHPLIEALRHELQQYGEMLALLEQQQDCVLHRRSDDLLQTVGAIQAQARNLQNAREQRESCRRRLARELGLPETAPFAEILPRVPADYRPLLEALVQENNDLLVRVQQRARQNHLLLHRAVELMQKLLAAFLPGSAPLTYSENGQVPTGGSWSPSTLFNAVG